AAAATGCCTCTTATCATTGTACTTGTATAGCTCATAATGAGTAACGGCTTTTTGCCCATTTTTAGATACGCGTTGTCTGTTGGAAGAATAACGATCTTTTCCGATCGGTTCGTTAATAGTCCCTTTAATTGGCGAAATCTTTCCATTTACATAAGCTGTATACGTCCGTTTAATTTTTCTTTCCGTTAACATTTGGTCCAAAAGCTGATGACAGTATGCGTGTTTAGCGAAAAGGATGGCTCCTGATGTGTTTTCATCTAAACGGTGGATATGACGGACTTTTCTCTTTAACCCCTTATGTTGGTAATAAAAAGAAACTGCATTGGCTAACGTATCCTTTTCGTCAGGATGATTTGGATGTGTTTTTATATAAGCGGGTTTATTAATAATGATAAGGTGTTCATCTTCAAATAACACATCAATCTTTTTATCGTAAGGCTCTAATTCACTTTCTTCTTCTTCTATTATTTCGATGGATACCTTGTCTCCTTTTTTTAGGGGCTTTCCCCAATTTGGGAGAGAACCATTTAAAAACACTTTCTTCTCAATACGCCATTGATAGGCCAGTTTTTTTGAAACTTTTAATTTCTTCTTGAGAGCGTCTTGTACAAGTAAACCTTCCCAGTCTTCGGGAGTGAAAAACTCCATTCGATCAGTATTTTTTATCAAATTGATCACCATAATTTCTTCAATTTTCTTTAACTCATGAATCTATTCTATTATATGAAACACTTACCTGTAAAATTTGAATAAAACGTATGCTATTGTATGAATGAATGAGAAAAAAGGGTGGTTATAAAAATGAAAATAGTTGTTTCTTCTACTGAAGAACAAGAGAAGTATATGGATGAATTAGTCGGTAAAATGT
This portion of the Bacillus carboniphilus genome encodes:
- a CDS encoding RluA family pseudouridine synthase, whose amino-acid sequence is MINLIKNTDRMEFFTPEDWEGLLVQDALKKKLKVSKKLAYQWRIEKKVFLNGSLPNWGKPLKKGDKVSIEIIEEEESELEPYDKKIDVLFEDEHLIIINKPAYIKTHPNHPDEKDTLANAVSFYYQHKGLKRKVRHIHRLDENTSGAILFAKHAYCHQLLDQMLTERKIKRTYTAYVNGKISPIKGTINEPIGKDRYSSNRQRVSKNGQKAVTHYELYKYNDKRHFSIVNLQLDTGRTHQIRVHLSHIGYPIMGDTLYGGGTERISRQALHAYKIEFVHPITKQKLIINTPVPDDLKRIED